One stretch of Xiphophorus hellerii strain 12219 chromosome 21, Xiphophorus_hellerii-4.1, whole genome shotgun sequence DNA includes these proteins:
- the gdap1 gene encoding ganglioside-induced differentiation-associated protein 1 — MASENGSETQDEKAALIQASSEEETQQQGGTELCNNDSKLTLYHWTQSFNSQKVRLAIAEKGLRCEEYDVSLPLSEHNEPWFMRLNPAGEVPVLVHNDKVICDPTQIIDYLEDNFSYEGTPRLVPEESSRYYLRVQHYRELLDSLPMDAYTHGCILHPEITADSHIPAYAAASIRTQIGNTQTELAKLAEQNPELKDAYVAKQRRLKSKLFDHDNMKYLKKLLDELESVMDQVETELQRRAEETPEEGKPSWLCGDFFSIADVSLAVTLHRLKFLGLSRRYWGNGSRANVETYYERVVERPAFRRVLGHVNNILISAVLPAAFRVARKNAPVIVGTTLLVGVLGGATYLAFLYMKKRLSLFS, encoded by the exons ATGGCGTCGGAAAACGGCTCTGAAACCCAAGATGAGAAAGCAGCTCTTATACAGGCCAGCTCAGAAGAGGAGACGCAACAACAGGGTGGCACAGAGTTGTGTAACAATGACTCAAAACTAACGCTGTATCACTGGACCCAGTCCTTCAATTCTCAGAAG GTGCGTCTGGCCATAGCAGAGAAAGGTTTGCGCTGTGAGGAGTATGATGTGAGCCTTCCTCTCAGTGAGCACAACGAGCCGTGGTTTATGCGTCTGAACCCCGCGGGCGAGGTGCCGGTTCTGGTCCACAACGATAAAGTCATCTGTGATCCAACACAAATCATAGATTATCTGGAGGATAACTTTAGCTATG AGGGAACTCCCCGGCTGGTTCCTGAGGAGAGCAGCAGGTACTATCTCAGAGTGCAGCACTACAGGGAGCTGCTAGACTCGTTGCCCATGGATGCATACACGCACGGCTGTATCCTTCATCCTGAGATCACTGCTGACTCCCACATCCCTGCATATGCCGCTGCATCGATACGAA CACAGATTGGAAACACGCAGACAGAGCTGGCAAAACTGGCTGAGCAGAACCCGGAGCTTAAAGATGCTTATGTAGCAAAACAGAGGCGTTTGAAG TCTAAGTTGTTTGACCATGACAACATGAAGTATCTTAAGAAGCTCCTGGATGAACTGGAAAGTGTGATGGACCAGGTGGAGACAGAATtgcagaggagagcagaggaaaCACCTG AGGAAGGCAAACCATCGTGGCTGTGCGGAGACTTTTTCAGCATTGCCGACGTGTCTCTGGCGGTCACCTTGCACCGCTTGAAGTTCCTCGGTCTCTCCCGACGCTACTGGGGCAACGGCAGCCGGGCCAACGTGGAAACATACTACGAGCGTGTTGTGGAGCGGCCAGCCTTCAGGAGGGTGCTGGGCCACGTCAACAACATCTTGATCTCTGCTGTCCTTCCTGCGGCGTTCCGAGTCGCCAGAAAGAACGCTCCTGTGATAGTAGGCACAACTCTGCTGGTCGGGGTTCTTGGGGGAGCTACATATCTCGCCTTTCTCTACATGAAGAAGAGGCTCAGTCTCTTTAGTTGA
- the jph1a gene encoding junctophilin-1a isoform X2, with amino-acid sequence MTGGRFDFDDGGTYCGGWEDGKAHGHGICTGPKGQGEYAGSWSHGFEIVGVYTWPSGNTYKGYWSQGKRHGLGVENKGRWIYRGEWSHGFKGRYGVRQSHNTPARYEGTWSNGLQDGYGVETYGDGGTYQGQWMGGMRHGYGVRQSVPYGMATVIRSPLRTSMASLRSEQSNGAVLHDLSSPVDTPTGTRGGFVLNFHSDSEVVTSKKKGLFRRGSLFGSLRQLRKSDSRTSISSKRSSARSDATMSRISSSDANSTISIGDGELPDEDLPLEDHVDATTTETYMGEWKNDKRNGFGVSERSNGMKYEGEWLNNKRHGYGCTVFPDSTKEEGKYKNNVLVRGIRKQLIPLKNPKTKEKVDRAVEGAQRAAAIARSKVEIAASR; translated from the exons ATGACGGGCGGAAGGTTTGACTTCGACGACGGTGGTACTTACTGCGGGGGGTGGGAGGATGGCAAAGCCCACGGGCACGGCATCTGCACCGGACCCAAGGGCCAGGGCGAATACGCCGGGTCCTGGTCGCACGGCTTCGAGATCGTAGGGGTGTACACCTGGCCAAGCGGGAATACCTACAAGGGCTACTGGTCCCAGGGGAAGCGGCACGGGCTCGGCGTGGAGAATAAAGGCAGGTGGATCTATCGAGGAGAGTGGAGTCACGGCTTTAAGGGTCGCTACGGGGTCCGGCAAAGCCACAACACACCTGCCAGATACGAGGGGACCTGGAGTAACGGGCTGCAGGATGGATATGGGGTCGAAACGTACGGCGATGGCG GAACCTATCAAGGCCAATGGATGGGTGGGATGCGTCATGGTTATGGCGTCCGTCAGAGTGTTCCCTATGGCATGGCCACCGTCATCCGTTCCCCGCTTCGTACGTCCATGGCCTCTCTGCGCTCTGAGCAGAGCAACGGTGCAGTCCTCCATGACCTCTCCTCCCCTGTGGACACGCCGACGGGCACTCGCGGTGGTTTCGTCCTCAACTTCCACTCAGACAGCGAGGTCGTCACCAGCAAGAAGAAGGGCCTGTTCCGCCGGGGTTCGCTTTTCGGCAGCCTTAGGCAATTGCGCAAGTCTGACTCTCGGACCTCTATCTCCAGCAAACGCAGCTCCGCAAGGAGCGATGCCACCATGAGCCGAATCAGTTCCAGCGATGCCAACTCCACCATATCAATCGGTGATGGCGAGCTGCCAGACGAGGACCTACCTCTGGAGGACCACGTGGATGCGACCACGACTGAGACCTACATGGGGGAGTGGAAGAATGACAAGCGTAATGGATTTGGTGTTTCGGAGAGATCCAACGGGATGAAATATGAAGGAGAGTGGCTTAACAACAAGCGTCATGGCTATGGGTGCACTGTTTTCCCAGACAGCACCAAAGAAGAAgggaagtacaaaaataatgTGCTGGTGCGTGGAATAAGAAAGCAGTTGATTCCTCTTAAGAATCCCAAAACCAAAGAGAAGGTAGATCGCGCTGTGGAGGGGGCACAGCGGGCTGCAGCCATTGCGAGGAGTAAGGTGGAAATAGCCGCTTCCAG GTGA